CTCTTCGAGAATGAAGTTCCTGAAATTCAAGAGGGCTCGGTACGCATCGTTGCTGTCGCCCGCGAAGCCAATCCTCCATCGAGGTCGGTAGGACCTCGTACCAAGGTGGCTGTCGACAGCATCGAGAGAGAAGTCGATCCTGTTGGAGCTTGTATCGGAGCCCGGGGCTCGCGCATTCAACAGGTCGTGAATGAACTCCGAGGCGAAAAAATTGATGTCATCCGCTGGTCCCAAGACCCCAGCCAATACATCGCCAACTCGCTGAGTCCGGCGCGCGTTGAAGTAGTACGACTTGTGGATCCCGAGGGGCAACATGCCCATGTTTTAGTGCCACCCGATCAATTGAGTCTTGCGATCGGACGAGAAGGCCAAAACGTTCGTCTTGCGGCTCGATTAACGGGTTGGAAAATCGACATCAAGAATTCAACGGAATATGACCAAAGCTCAGAAGATGCTGTTGTTGCTGAGCTCATCACCCAAAGAGAAGAGGAAGAAAGCCTTCAACGCGAGGCGGAAGAGCGCCTTGCCGTGGAACAGGCCGCCAGGGCCGAAGAAGATGCCAGACTTCGTGAGCTCTATCCCCTTCCTGAAGACGAGGATGGATCCATGGAAGATGGAGAGTATTACGAAGACACCGAAGCGTCAGCTGAGGAGCCCTTGGCCGAAGCCAACGAGGAGTCAGTCGAAATAGCGGACACCGAACGACAGGCTGAAGAAGAGACCCCAGAGCCCATTGAGCAACAGGACACTGAGCTCGACTCTGAAGTTGCCCCCAGCACAAGCGATGACGAGGAAGGAGCCCGGTGAACGATTCGCGCCCCGTCCTCCGTCGCTGTGTCGCTTGCCGACAGCTTCTTGATCGAAGCCTGCTTTTGCGAGTGATTCGTGACCATCAGGATGGGGTCCTCTTCGATCAGGGGATGGGCCGATCGGCCTACCTCTGCCCGACTGAGGCCTGTTTTGAAGAGGCACGCCGCCGCAAAAGGCTTCAGAAATCCCTGCGTTGCCAGGTTTCTGACGACTTACTGACGGCGCTGCAAGAGCGGCTCACCGAACCTCGTGTAGCAGCCGCTGAGGCAAGATGAACATTGGCACCACGCGTGTGGAGCCCCGAGGCACACCGTGCCCGGACCGACCGGAGACCTGAATGACCAGCAGCGGCAAAGTCAGAATTTATGAGTTGTCCAAGGACCTTGGCTTGGAGAACAAAGATGTCCTGGATGCCGCCGAGAAGCTGTCCATCGCGGCAAGGAGCCATAGCAGCTCCATCAGCGAAACAGAAGCCGGCAAAATCCGAAACCTTTTGAAGCAAGGTGGGAGCCCAGTTACGTCTGCTCCTGTCAAGCCCGCGCCTGGAAAAGCAATTCTCTCGGTCAAAAAGGCATCCAGCCCAGCAGCCCCGTCGATGCCCAGCAAACCTGCGGCTCCTACGGCAGCAAAACCATCTCCGAAACCTTCTGCACCTTCACGACCAGAGGCGCCCCTGCCCTTGATCGTGCAGAAGCCCGTGTCGCGTCAAGCCGCACCACAAAAACCGGTGAGCCGACAAAGCGCCCCCGCCGCGGCCGCGCCAGCACCGTCTGCCCCAGCACCTTCTGCCCCAGCACCTTCTGCCCCAGCACCGTCTGCTGCAGCACCGTCTGCACCCACACCACGGCCCAAGCCTGCAGTCTCTCCTGCGCCCTCAGCGCCCAAGCCCTCATCCCCTGCGCCGACAGCTTCTGCTCCATCGGCTCCTGCAAGGCCTAGCTCGGCCAGACCGACACCAGCCCCTGCCCGACCCACAGGCACCGCTCCGGTGAAGCGCCCTGGCAGTGAAGCCAGTAGCCCGAGACCAACGGCTCCTCCAGCGCGTCCGCAACCAAAAGCCCCAGTCAACCGAGGGGCACCACAGCGCCCTGCCCCCAAACCAGAACTCGTGGGCCGGCCACAGCCCAAGCGAGCTGCACCTGGTGCCCCCGTGCGCCAGATCGGACAACGCCCAGGAGTGAGTCCTCGGCCAAGTGGGCCTCCGGGTCAGCGGGCAAACATGCCGCAGCGCCCCGCCGGTGCTCAACGTCCTGGGGCCCCAACACGACCTGGAAATGCCCCATCGAAGCCCGGGCAACCCCGCGCAGGTGCGGGATCACTTGAATTGGTCGGCAAACCCATCCGCAGAGACGGCAGCAATGATGGCGCCGGTGGCCGTGGCGATGGACAAGGGCGTCCCCCTGGTGCAGCCAGACCTGGAGCCCCCCGTCCTGGTGGCATGCCTGGGATGCGAAAGCCGGTGGCCCCCGGTGAGCTCATGCAGCTCCAAAAACCGAACAGCCGCCCATCAGCACCACCGCCGAGACGCGTGGATGGCACTCCTGTCGCCACCCGAAGCGGTGGTGAAGCTGCCGCTGGAGGAGCCAAAGCCACTCCTCCTGTTTCCCGTCCTACCGCCACTCCCCCATCAGCACCCAGGCGTCCAGGCTTCAGACCTGGCCCAGGCGCTGGTGGTCAGCGCAGGCCTGGACGGCCTGACTGGGATGACAGCGCCAAACTGGAAGCGCTGCGCAGTAAATCGCCTCAGAAACAGCGCCAAAAGGTTCACATCATCGGCGAAAACGATGATGCCCTAACCGCTGAGACCGGAGGATTCGCTGGCGAACGCCAGGCGATGGTGCTATCCGCCAGCTTGGCCCGTCCCTCCAAACCAAGGACCAAGCACAAGCCAGCGCCCAAGCCAGTTGCTGCTATCAGGAAGCGGCGTAAGGAAACCGCACGTCAGCGTCAACGTCGCCGCGCGATGGAGCTGCGTGCAGCCAGAGAGGCCAAGCAGGTACGGCCAGAAATGATCGTGGTCCCCGAGGACAATCTCACGGTCCAAGAGCTCGCTGACATGCTCAGTATCGAGAGCTCTGAAATCATCAAATCCCTGTTCTTCAAGGGGGTCATTGCCACGGTCACGCAGACCTTGGACATGCCAACTATCGAAGCTGTGGCACAAGAATTCGGCGTGCCTGTACTTCAGGACGATGTCGAAGAGGCGGCCAAGAAGACCGTCGAGATGATCGAAGAGAAAGATCTCGAGCATCTCATTCGCCGTCCCCCTGTCGTCACCGTCATGGGCCACGTCGACCACGGCAAGACCAGCCTCCTCGATGCGATCCGTCAAGCTCGCGTCGCCGCGGGAGAAGCCGGTGGCATCACCCAACACATTGGTGCTTACCAAGTCGAGATTCAGCACAACGACGCCCCTCGGAAGCTCACCTTCCTGGACACTCCTGGTCACGAGGCGTTCACCGCCATGCGTGCTAGGGGCACCAAAGTCACTGACGTTGCCGTCTTGGTGGTTGCGGCAGACGATGGGGTGCGTCCTCAAACCTTGGAAGCCATCAGCCATGCACGAGCGGCAGAAGTGCCGGTTGTTGTGGCGATCAACAAGATCGACAAAGAGGGAGCCTCCCCCGATCGCGTCAAACAGGAACTGTCTGAACAGAACCTGCTAGCGGAAGAATGGGGAGGCGATGTGGTGATGGTGCCCGTCAGTGCCCTCCGCGGAGAGAACATCGACAAGTTGCTTGAAATGATCCTCCTCGTCACCGAGGTTGAGGATCTTCAAGCCAACCCCGATCGCCTCGCTAAGGGCACTGTGATCGAAGCCCATCTCGACAAGGCCAAGGGCCCTGTGGCCACGTTGCTAGTTCAAAACGGCACATTGCGTACGGGTGACGTGCTCGCCGCAGGCCCAGTTCTGGGCAAAGTGCGCGCCATGGTGGATGACGGAGGCGGCCGCTTGAAGGAGGCAGGTCCTTC
This portion of the Synechococcus sp. ROS8604 genome encodes:
- the nusA gene encoding transcription termination factor NusA, with translation MALVLLPGLSNLIEDISEEKKLAPQVVEAALREALLKGYERYRRTLYLGISEDPFDEEYFSNFDVALDLDEEGYRVLASKIIVDDVESEDHQIALAEVMQVAEDAQAGDTVVLDVTPEKEDFGRMAAATTKQVLAQKLRDQQRRMIQEEFADLEDPVLTARVIRFERQSIIMAVSSGLGRPEVEAELPRRDQLPNDNYRANATFKVFLKEVSEVPRRGPQLFVSRANAGLVVYLFENEVPEIQEGSVRIVAVAREANPPSRSVGPRTKVAVDSIEREVDPVGACIGARGSRIQQVVNELRGEKIDVIRWSQDPSQYIANSLSPARVEVVRLVDPEGQHAHVLVPPDQLSLAIGREGQNVRLAARLTGWKIDIKNSTEYDQSSEDAVVAELITQREEEESLQREAEERLAVEQAARAEEDARLRELYPLPEDEDGSMEDGEYYEDTEASAEEPLAEANEESVEIADTERQAEEETPEPIEQQDTELDSEVAPSTSDDEEGAR
- a CDS encoding YlxR family protein, whose amino-acid sequence is MNDSRPVLRRCVACRQLLDRSLLLRVIRDHQDGVLFDQGMGRSAYLCPTEACFEEARRRKRLQKSLRCQVSDDLLTALQERLTEPRVAAAEAR
- the infB gene encoding translation initiation factor IF-2; this translates as MTSSGKVRIYELSKDLGLENKDVLDAAEKLSIAARSHSSSISETEAGKIRNLLKQGGSPVTSAPVKPAPGKAILSVKKASSPAAPSMPSKPAAPTAAKPSPKPSAPSRPEAPLPLIVQKPVSRQAAPQKPVSRQSAPAAAAPAPSAPAPSAPAPSAPAPSAAAPSAPTPRPKPAVSPAPSAPKPSSPAPTASAPSAPARPSSARPTPAPARPTGTAPVKRPGSEASSPRPTAPPARPQPKAPVNRGAPQRPAPKPELVGRPQPKRAAPGAPVRQIGQRPGVSPRPSGPPGQRANMPQRPAGAQRPGAPTRPGNAPSKPGQPRAGAGSLELVGKPIRRDGSNDGAGGRGDGQGRPPGAARPGAPRPGGMPGMRKPVAPGELMQLQKPNSRPSAPPPRRVDGTPVATRSGGEAAAGGAKATPPVSRPTATPPSAPRRPGFRPGPGAGGQRRPGRPDWDDSAKLEALRSKSPQKQRQKVHIIGENDDALTAETGGFAGERQAMVLSASLARPSKPRTKHKPAPKPVAAIRKRRKETARQRQRRRAMELRAAREAKQVRPEMIVVPEDNLTVQELADMLSIESSEIIKSLFFKGVIATVTQTLDMPTIEAVAQEFGVPVLQDDVEEAAKKTVEMIEEKDLEHLIRRPPVVTVMGHVDHGKTSLLDAIRQARVAAGEAGGITQHIGAYQVEIQHNDAPRKLTFLDTPGHEAFTAMRARGTKVTDVAVLVVAADDGVRPQTLEAISHARAAEVPVVVAINKIDKEGASPDRVKQELSEQNLLAEEWGGDVVMVPVSALRGENIDKLLEMILLVTEVEDLQANPDRLAKGTVIEAHLDKAKGPVATLLVQNGTLRTGDVLAAGPVLGKVRAMVDDGGGRLKEAGPSCAVEALGFSEVPTAGDEFEVYPDEKSARAVVGDRASDARASRLAQQMASRRVSLTAMSGQAKEGELKELNLILKADVQGSVEAILGSLEQLPKDEVQVRVLLSAPGEVTETDVDLAAASGAVIVGFNTSMASGAKRAADANSVDVRDYDVIYKLLEDIQLAMEGLLEPELVEESLGEAEVRAVFTIGKSAVAGCYVTTGKLQRNCKVRVRRGKEIVFAGDLDSLRRNKDDVKDVATGFECGIGCDRFANWKDGDIVEGYKLVTQRRKLAT